A section of the Streptomyces sp. NBC_00178 genome encodes:
- a CDS encoding SURF1 family protein, giving the protein MYRFLLTPRWWGINLFVVLAIPFCVFMGTWQLGRFEDRVQTHEEAEERPDPGTRAAKPLDDLLPVSTETSGRPAVATGTYEDQFLVPGRKLDDRGGFYVLDLLRTDSGKALPVVRGWLPGSPGSTGIPAAPSGRITVTGDLQASENSGTKGVDLTGGLPEGQLGMISAASLVNLVPYDVYDAWVTLPDGDAGDPGGASGGMKPVPAAAAQGSGLDLKAFQNLGYTGEWFVFGGFVLFMWFRLMRREAEAARDIELGLAADADRGSG; this is encoded by the coding sequence GTGTACCGGTTCCTGCTGACCCCGCGATGGTGGGGGATCAACCTCTTCGTCGTGCTGGCCATACCGTTCTGCGTGTTCATGGGCACCTGGCAGCTCGGCCGCTTCGAGGACCGCGTCCAGACCCATGAGGAGGCCGAGGAACGCCCGGACCCGGGTACCCGCGCCGCGAAACCGCTCGACGATCTACTGCCGGTGAGCACGGAGACCTCCGGTCGCCCGGCCGTGGCGACGGGGACGTACGAGGACCAGTTCCTCGTGCCCGGGCGCAAGCTGGACGACCGCGGCGGCTTCTACGTGCTGGATCTGCTGCGTACCGACAGCGGCAAGGCGCTGCCGGTCGTCCGGGGCTGGCTGCCTGGTTCGCCGGGCAGCACCGGGATCCCGGCGGCACCGTCCGGGCGGATCACCGTGACAGGTGATCTGCAGGCGTCCGAGAACAGCGGCACCAAGGGCGTGGACCTCACGGGTGGGCTGCCCGAGGGGCAGCTCGGCATGATCAGCGCCGCTTCCCTGGTGAATCTGGTCCCGTACGACGTCTACGACGCATGGGTCACCCTGCCGGACGGCGATGCCGGTGACCCGGGTGGGGCGAGTGGCGGCATGAAGCCGGTGCCCGCCGCGGCCGCGCAGGGCAGCGGGCTCGACCTGAAGGCCTTCCAGAACCTCGGCTACACCGGCGAATGGTTCGTATTCGGCGGCTTCGTGCTCTTCATGTGGTTCCGGCTCATGCGCCGCGAGGCCGAAGCGGCGCGGGATATAGAACTGGGCCTCGCAGCCGACGCCGACCGAGGCTCCGGCTGA
- a CDS encoding SigE family RNA polymerase sigma factor: protein MPVIAPMPAARSARLPSQREGAEETVAAGTTVDHLTETYRAHYRSLLGLAALLLDDTASCEDVVQEAFIRVHSARNRVREPEKTLAYLRQTVVNLSRSALRRRILGLKLLSKPMPDMASAEEGAYDQLERDALIKAMKGLQRRQREVLVLRYFSDMTEAQVAEALGISLGSVKAYGSRGIAALRLVMEAQA, encoded by the coding sequence ATGCCGGTGATTGCGCCCATGCCCGCTGCGCGCTCCGCCCGGCTGCCTTCGCAGCGCGAGGGCGCTGAGGAGACCGTGGCGGCAGGAACGACGGTCGATCATCTGACCGAGACCTATCGCGCCCACTACCGTTCGCTGCTGGGCCTCGCCGCCCTCCTGCTGGACGACACGGCGTCCTGCGAGGACGTGGTGCAGGAAGCGTTCATCCGGGTGCACTCCGCGCGCAACCGTGTGCGCGAGCCGGAGAAGACCCTCGCGTACCTCCGGCAGACCGTGGTCAACCTCTCCCGCTCCGCGCTGCGCCGGCGCATCCTCGGGCTGAAGCTGCTCTCCAAGCCGATGCCCGACATGGCGAGTGCGGAGGAGGGTGCGTACGACCAGCTGGAGCGGGACGCGCTGATCAAGGCGATGAAGGGGCTGCAGCGCCGTCAGCGCGAGGTGCTGGTGCTGCGCTACTTCTCGGACATGACGGAGGCACAGGTCGCCGAGGCGCTGGGTATATCGCTCGGCTCGGTGAAGGCGTACGGCTCCCGGGGAATCGCGGCACTGCGCCTGGTGATGGAGGCGCAGGCATGA
- a CDS encoding aspartate-semialdehyde dehydrogenase, whose amino-acid sequence MTVRRPSLAVVGATGAIGGVMLQILSEHADVWGEVRLVASPRSAGTKLVVRGEETEVLALSEDVFDGVDVALFLVPDEVSARWAPVAAARGAVVVDDSAAFRTDDEVPLVVPEINPHAARRRPRGIVASPTCTTLSLIVAVGALHAEFGLRELIVSSYQAVSSVGRDGVTALREQLALVAGTELGTRPGDVRRAVGDTEKSPFAAPVALNVVPWAGTDAGDGWSSEELAIRDQCRKILGLPGLKVTATCVYVPVIATHSMSVHARFENEVAVDRAHEVLATAPGVVLFDSPAAGDFPTPSDVVGTDPTWVGRVRQSMDDPRAVEMFICGDNLRKGAALNVAQIAESVAGEYPRT is encoded by the coding sequence ATGACCGTGCGCCGCCCTTCGCTCGCGGTCGTGGGAGCGACCGGGGCGATCGGCGGCGTCATGCTCCAGATCCTCTCGGAGCACGCGGACGTCTGGGGCGAGGTCAGACTCGTCGCCTCCCCGCGCTCGGCCGGTACCAAGCTGGTCGTGCGCGGCGAGGAGACCGAGGTCCTCGCCCTCTCCGAAGACGTGTTCGACGGTGTGGACGTGGCCCTGTTCCTGGTGCCGGACGAGGTGTCGGCCAGGTGGGCGCCGGTCGCCGCGGCCCGGGGTGCCGTCGTCGTGGACGACTCGGCGGCTTTCCGGACGGACGACGAGGTGCCCCTGGTCGTACCCGAGATCAATCCACATGCCGCGCGGCGCAGGCCCCGCGGCATCGTCGCGTCCCCGACCTGCACGACGCTGTCGCTGATCGTCGCGGTCGGCGCGCTGCACGCCGAGTTCGGGCTGCGGGAACTGATCGTCTCCTCCTACCAGGCCGTGAGCAGCGTGGGACGGGACGGCGTCACCGCGCTGCGCGAGCAGCTCGCGCTGGTGGCGGGCACGGAGCTGGGCACACGGCCCGGCGACGTGCGGCGGGCCGTGGGTGACACGGAGAAGAGCCCCTTCGCGGCCCCGGTGGCGCTGAACGTGGTCCCGTGGGCCGGGACCGACGCCGGAGACGGCTGGTCGTCCGAGGAACTGGCCATCCGCGACCAGTGCCGCAAGATCCTGGGCCTGCCCGGACTGAAGGTCACGGCGACGTGCGTGTACGTCCCCGTCATCGCGACGCACTCCATGTCCGTGCACGCCCGCTTCGAGAACGAGGTCGCGGTCGACCGTGCGCACGAGGTCCTGGCGACCGCGCCCGGCGTGGTGCTCTTCGACAGCCCGGCGGCCGGGGACTTCCCCACCCCCTCCGACGTGGTGGGCACCGATCCGACCTGGGTGGGCCGGGTGCGGCAGTCGATGGACGATCCGCGCGCGGTCGAAATGTTCATCTGCGGAGATAATCTCCGAAAAGGTGCGGCCCTGAACGTGGCCCAGATCGCGGAATCCGTGGCGGGAGAATATCCCCGGACCTGA
- a CDS encoding aspartate kinase — translation MGLVVQKYGGSSVADAEGIKRVAKRVVDAKKNGNQVVVVVSAMGDTTDELIDLAEQVSPMPAGREFDMLLTAGERISMALLAMAIKNLGHEAQSFTGSQAGVITDSVHNKARIIDVTPGRIRTSIDEGNIAIVAGFQGVSQEGKNITTLGRGGSDTTAVALAAALDAEVCEIYTDVDGVFTADPRVVKKARKIDWISFEDMLELAASGSKVLLHRCVEYARRYNIPIHVRSSFSGLRGTWVSNEPQGDQLVEHAIISGVAHDVSEAKVTVVGVPDKPGEAAAIFRAIADAEINMDMVVQNVSAASTGLTDITFTLPKADGRKAIDALERSRAGIGFESLRYDDQIAKISLVGAGMKTNPGVTAGFFEALSNVGVNIELISTSEIRISVVTRVDDVNEAVRAVHTAFGLDSDSDEAVVYGGTGR, via the coding sequence GTGGGCCTTGTCGTGCAGAAGTACGGAGGTTCCTCCGTAGCCGATGCCGAAGGCATCAAGCGCGTCGCCAAGCGAGTCGTGGACGCCAAGAAGAACGGCAACCAGGTGGTTGTCGTGGTGTCCGCGATGGGCGACACGACGGACGAGCTGATCGATCTCGCCGAGCAGGTGTCCCCGATGCCGGCCGGGCGTGAGTTCGACATGCTGCTGACCGCCGGGGAGCGGATCTCCATGGCCCTCCTGGCGATGGCGATCAAGAACCTGGGTCACGAGGCCCAGTCGTTCACGGGCAGCCAGGCCGGCGTCATCACCGACTCGGTCCACAACAAAGCGCGCATCATCGATGTGACGCCCGGCCGCATCCGGACCTCGATCGACGAGGGAAACATCGCCATCGTCGCCGGGTTCCAGGGGGTGAGCCAGGAGGGCAAGAACATCACGACCCTCGGCCGCGGCGGGTCCGACACCACCGCAGTCGCGCTGGCAGCCGCCCTCGACGCCGAGGTCTGTGAGATCTACACCGATGTGGACGGCGTCTTCACCGCCGACCCCCGGGTCGTGAAGAAGGCCCGGAAGATCGACTGGATCTCCTTCGAGGACATGCTGGAGCTGGCGGCGTCCGGCTCCAAGGTGCTGCTGCACCGCTGCGTCGAGTACGCCCGCCGTTACAACATCCCGATCCACGTCCGCTCGTCCTTCTCCGGACTGCGCGGGACCTGGGTCAGCAACGAGCCGCAAGGGGACCAGCTGGTGGAGCACGCGATCATCTCGGGAGTCGCCCACGACGTCTCCGAGGCCAAGGTCACCGTCGTCGGTGTGCCCGACAAGCCCGGCGAGGCCGCCGCGATCTTCCGCGCCATCGCCGACGCCGAGATCAACATGGACATGGTGGTGCAGAACGTCTCCGCCGCGTCGACCGGTCTGACGGACATCACGTTCACGCTGCCCAAGGCGGACGGCCGCAAGGCCATCGACGCCCTGGAGCGCAGCCGCGCCGGCATAGGGTTCGAGTCCCTGCGCTACGACGACCAGATCGCGAAGATCTCCCTCGTCGGCGCGGGCATGAAGACGAACCCCGGCGTGACGGCGGGCTTCTTCGAGGCGCTGTCGAACGTCGGCGTGAACATCGAGCTGATCTCGACATCCGAGATCCGGATCTCGGTGGTCACCCGGGTCGACGACGTCAACGAGGCCGTGCGCGCCGTGCACACCGCCTTCGGTCTCGACAGCGACTCGGACGAGGCCGTCGTCTACGGGGGCACCGGCCGATGA
- a CDS encoding DUF5063 domain-containing protein, whose product MSDATLNSVTQDPDDFAVQIADQIKTFIVAVTEVSKADEPETAVPVLLLQVSQLLLAGGRLGAYQDILPDERYEPDLGPEPDADGLRERFAELLEPIDVYSEVFDPYEPRKAPVPHRISDDLADLVTDLGHGLAHYEADRTAEAMWWWQFSYFSNWGSTASAALRALQSLIAHIRLNQPLQELDGLDTDQDPGDGDLAEEAGRVMAAEIAGPLGLRPVL is encoded by the coding sequence ATGTCTGACGCCACGCTGAATTCCGTCACGCAGGACCCCGACGACTTCGCGGTCCAGATCGCGGACCAGATCAAGACGTTCATCGTCGCGGTCACCGAGGTGTCCAAGGCGGACGAGCCCGAGACGGCCGTCCCGGTCCTCCTCCTCCAGGTCTCCCAGCTCCTCCTGGCGGGCGGCAGGCTCGGGGCCTACCAGGACATCCTCCCGGACGAGCGCTACGAGCCGGACCTCGGACCCGAACCGGACGCCGACGGGCTGCGTGAGCGCTTCGCGGAGCTCCTGGAGCCCATCGACGTCTACTCCGAGGTCTTCGACCCGTACGAGCCCCGCAAGGCCCCCGTACCGCACCGCATCTCCGACGACCTGGCGGACCTGGTCACCGACCTCGGCCACGGGCTGGCCCACTACGAGGCGGACCGCACGGCGGAGGCCATGTGGTGGTGGCAGTTCTCGTACTTCTCCAACTGGGGCTCGACCGCGTCGGCCGCTCTGCGCGCCCTCCAGTCCCTCATCGCGCACATCCGGCTCAACCAGCCGCTCCAGGAGCTCGACGGCCTGGACACCGACCAGGACCCCGGTGACGGCGACCTGGCGGAGGAGGCCGGCCGGGTGATGGCCGCGGAGATCGCCGGGCCGCTGGGTCTGCGGCCGGTTCTGTAG
- the recR gene encoding recombination mediator RecR has translation MYEGVVQELIDELGRLPGVGPKSAQRIAFHILQAEPTDVRRLAHALLEVKDKVRFCEVCGNVAQQEQCGICRDARRDRSVICVVEEPKDVVAIERTREFRGRYHVLGGAISPIEGVGPDDLRIRELLARLADGSITELILATDPNLEGEATATYLARMVKPMGLRVTRLASGLPVGGDLEYADEVTLGRAFEGRRLLDV, from the coding sequence TTGTACGAAGGCGTGGTTCAGGAACTCATCGACGAGCTGGGCAGGCTGCCCGGCGTCGGTCCCAAGAGCGCGCAGCGGATCGCCTTCCACATCCTGCAGGCCGAACCCACCGACGTACGCCGTCTGGCCCACGCCCTCCTCGAGGTGAAGGACAAGGTCCGCTTCTGCGAGGTCTGCGGCAACGTCGCCCAGCAGGAGCAGTGCGGCATCTGCCGCGACGCGCGCCGTGACCGCTCGGTCATCTGCGTGGTCGAGGAGCCCAAGGACGTCGTGGCGATCGAGCGGACCCGCGAGTTCCGGGGCCGCTACCACGTGCTGGGCGGCGCGATCAGCCCCATCGAGGGCGTCGGCCCCGACGATCTGCGCATCAGGGAACTCCTGGCCCGGCTCGCGGACGGCTCGATCACCGAGCTGATCCTCGCGACGGACCCCAACCTCGAGGGCGAGGCCACGGCGACGTACCTCGCGCGGATGGTCAAGCCGATGGGCCTGCGGGTGACCCGGCTGGCGAGCGGACTGCCGGTCGGTGGCGACCTCGAGTACGCCGACGAGGTGACGCTCGGCCGTGCCTTCGAGGGGAGGCGGCTGCTCGATGTGTGA
- a CDS encoding YbaB/EbfC family nucleoid-associated protein, producing MIPGGGQPNMQQLLQQAQKMQQELAAAQEELARTEVEGQAGGGLVKATVTGSGELRALVIDPGAVDPEDTETLADLVVAAVQAANENAQQLQQQKLGPLAQGLGGGGMPGLPF from the coding sequence GTGATTCCCGGTGGTGGCCAGCCCAACATGCAGCAGCTGCTCCAGCAGGCCCAGAAGATGCAGCAGGAACTCGCAGCGGCCCAGGAGGAGCTCGCGAGGACCGAGGTCGAGGGTCAGGCCGGCGGCGGCCTCGTGAAGGCCACCGTGACCGGGTCCGGTGAGCTCCGGGCCCTGGTCATCGACCCCGGAGCCGTGGACCCCGAGGACACCGAGACGCTGGCGGACCTGGTGGTCGCCGCGGTCCAGGCGGCGAACGAGAACGCCCAGCAGCTCCAGCAGCAGAAGCTGGGCCCGCTGGCCCAGGGACTGGGCGGCGGCGGTATGCCGGGGCTCCCGTTCTGA
- a CDS encoding SLATT domain-containing protein: MSQPEMQPDGQPRKESGAGSGASTGTERSTLRRSPGPRDLTGRAFPLGDWGDPAERLDELYRWVEAGALETADWYLRDRVRKRRTARLLRVGTAIGVVAGAALPLLDLTGELHGSAGWGYLSLLLGAACMACDRYFGLTSGWIRNLATAQAVQRRLQVLQFDWASECVREMLGPTEGTASEAAERCLGVLRRFSEDITELCRMETADWMVEFRAGPAPMGMQSLVSGGTGGRPEQGAPPSRLTMQSVARPNMPRQRPPEPPR, translated from the coding sequence GTGAGTCAGCCGGAGATGCAGCCCGACGGGCAGCCCCGCAAGGAGTCCGGCGCTGGATCCGGCGCGAGTACCGGAACCGAACGGTCCACCTTGCGCCGGAGTCCGGGCCCCCGGGACCTGACCGGCCGCGCGTTCCCCCTCGGCGACTGGGGCGACCCCGCCGAACGGCTCGACGAGCTCTACCGCTGGGTCGAGGCGGGAGCCCTGGAGACCGCCGACTGGTATCTGCGGGACAGGGTCCGCAAGCGGCGCACGGCGCGGCTCCTGCGCGTGGGCACCGCGATCGGGGTGGTCGCCGGCGCGGCGCTGCCCCTGCTCGACCTGACGGGCGAGCTGCACGGCTCGGCGGGCTGGGGCTATCTGTCCCTGCTGCTGGGAGCCGCCTGCATGGCCTGCGACCGGTACTTCGGGCTGACCTCCGGCTGGATAAGGAATCTGGCGACGGCCCAGGCCGTGCAGCGCCGCCTCCAGGTCCTGCAGTTCGACTGGGCCTCGGAGTGCGTCCGGGAGATGCTCGGCCCGACCGAGGGCACGGCCAGCGAGGCCGCGGAGCGGTGCCTGGGCGTGCTGCGCCGCTTCTCGGAGGACATCACCGAGCTCTGCCGCATGGAGACGGCGGACTGGATGGTGGAGTTCCGGGCCGGACCCGCGCCCATGGGCATGCAGTCGCTGGTCTCGGGCGGCACCGGTGGCCGGCCTGAGCAGGGCGCGCCCCCGAGCCGCCTCACCATGCAGTCGGTGGCCCGCCCGAACATGCCGCGCCAACGCCCCCCGGAGCCGCCCCGCTGA
- a CDS encoding GntR family transcriptional regulator, producing MPASGGVTRSTLRQQIADALRDEVLAGRMQPRVEFTVKQIAEQYGVSATPVREALFDLSAQGLLESDQHRGFRVREFTVADYRAMVEARALVIDGVFRAIFDGATPAATVLAVHRPALVSVRRRAEEATRAARGGDLDILVGYDLRFWRELGAVIGNSYINEFLQRIRMQAWVFAVPYLRGDADVCDWLWNGHQELVEAITAADGPAVRAALDAYYAHGRNWADRLAAGNPPHPGHRG from the coding sequence GTGCCTGCGAGCGGAGGTGTGACCCGCAGTACCCTGCGCCAGCAGATCGCCGACGCGCTGCGTGACGAGGTCCTCGCGGGGCGTATGCAGCCGAGGGTGGAATTCACCGTCAAGCAGATCGCCGAGCAGTACGGGGTGTCCGCGACCCCCGTGCGCGAAGCGCTCTTCGACCTCTCCGCGCAGGGGCTGCTCGAATCCGACCAGCACCGGGGGTTCCGGGTCCGCGAGTTCACCGTCGCCGACTACCGGGCGATGGTCGAGGCGCGCGCCCTGGTCATAGACGGGGTGTTCCGCGCGATCTTCGACGGGGCGACCCCGGCGGCCACCGTGCTCGCCGTCCACCGGCCCGCCCTCGTCTCCGTACGCCGCCGGGCCGAGGAGGCCACACGGGCCGCGCGCGGCGGCGACCTCGACATCCTCGTCGGCTACGACCTGCGGTTCTGGCGGGAGCTCGGCGCGGTGATCGGCAACAGCTACATCAACGAGTTCCTGCAGCGCATCAGGATGCAGGCGTGGGTCTTCGCCGTCCCCTACCTCCGGGGGGACGCCGACGTCTGCGACTGGCTGTGGAACGGCCACCAGGAACTGGTGGAGGCGATCACGGCCGCCGACGGACCGGCGGTACGCGCGGCCCTGGACGCCTACTACGCACACGGGCGCAACTGGGCCGACCGGCTCGCCGCCGGCAACCCCCCGCACCCGGGCCACCGAGGCTGA
- a CDS encoding aspartate aminotransferase family protein, with the protein MSSDTPRAPYIDTAAGTAVKAADRAHVFHSWSAQGLIDPLAVAGAEGAYFWDYEGNRYLDFASGLVFTNIGYQHPAVVAAIQEQAGKLVTFAPAFAVEARSEAARLIAGHTPGDLDKIFFTNGGAEAVENAVRMARVHTGRPKVLSAYRSYHGATATAVNLTGDPRRWASDNGSAGVVRFWAPFLYRSPFHAQTEAEECARALQHLEDTLAFEGPATVAAVILETIPGTAGIMPPPPGYLAGVREICDRYGIVFVLDEVMAGFGRTGRWFAADHYDVVPDLMTFAKGVNSGYVPLGGVAINAEIAATFDTRPYPGGLTYSGHPLACAAAVATIRVMEEERIVEGAAHLGEHVLGPGLRELAERHPSVGEVRGLGAFWALELVRDRETREPLVPYNASGEANAPMAAFGAACRKSGLWPFINMNRTHVVPACNITEAEAKEGLSLLDAALSVADEHTV; encoded by the coding sequence ATGAGCTCCGACACCCCTCGCGCCCCGTACATCGACACCGCGGCGGGCACGGCCGTGAAGGCCGCCGACCGCGCGCACGTGTTCCACTCCTGGTCCGCCCAGGGACTGATCGATCCGCTCGCCGTCGCCGGTGCCGAGGGGGCGTACTTCTGGGACTACGAAGGCAACCGCTACCTCGACTTCGCCAGCGGCCTCGTCTTCACCAACATCGGCTACCAGCACCCCGCGGTCGTCGCCGCGATCCAGGAGCAGGCCGGGAAACTCGTGACGTTCGCGCCGGCGTTCGCCGTCGAGGCGCGGTCGGAGGCCGCACGTCTGATCGCCGGGCACACCCCCGGCGACCTGGACAAGATCTTCTTCACCAACGGCGGCGCGGAGGCCGTCGAGAACGCCGTCCGCATGGCCCGCGTGCACACCGGACGCCCCAAGGTGCTGTCCGCCTACCGCTCGTACCACGGCGCCACCGCCACGGCGGTCAACCTCACCGGCGACCCGCGCCGCTGGGCCTCCGACAACGGCTCGGCGGGCGTCGTCCGCTTCTGGGCGCCGTTCCTCTACCGCTCCCCGTTCCACGCGCAGACCGAGGCCGAGGAGTGCGCCCGCGCGCTCCAGCACCTCGAGGACACGCTCGCCTTCGAGGGACCTGCGACCGTGGCGGCGGTGATCCTGGAGACGATTCCCGGCACCGCGGGCATCATGCCCCCGCCGCCCGGCTACCTCGCGGGCGTCCGGGAGATCTGCGACCGGTACGGGATCGTCTTCGTCCTGGACGAGGTGATGGCCGGCTTCGGGCGCACCGGACGCTGGTTCGCCGCCGACCACTACGACGTCGTGCCGGACCTGATGACCTTCGCGAAGGGCGTCAACTCCGGTTACGTGCCCCTCGGCGGTGTCGCCATCAACGCCGAGATCGCCGCCACCTTCGACACCCGTCCGTACCCCGGCGGACTCACCTACTCCGGCCATCCGCTGGCCTGCGCCGCGGCGGTCGCCACGATCAGGGTCATGGAGGAGGAGCGGATCGTCGAGGGCGCCGCGCACCTGGGCGAGCACGTGCTGGGCCCCGGACTGCGGGAACTCGCCGAGCGCCACCCGTCGGTCGGCGAGGTGCGGGGGCTCGGCGCGTTCTGGGCCCTGGAACTGGTCCGCGACCGGGAGACCCGCGAACCCCTCGTCCCGTACAACGCCTCCGGCGAGGCGAACGCCCCGATGGCGGCCTTCGGCGCGGCCTGCCGGAAGAGCGGCCTCTGGCCCTTCATCAACATGAACCGCACCCATGTCGTGCCCGCCTGCAACATCACCGAGGCCGAGGCGAAGGAGGGCCTCTCCCTCCTGGACGCCGCGCTCTCGGTGGCCGACGAACACACCGTGTAG
- a CDS encoding DJ-1/PfpI family protein → MTGTTVHLAVYDTFADWEPGFATAHLTRHGHTVRTVGLTTEPVTTMGGLRVTPDLALDELSPGDSRLLVLTGASLWDTGTALAPFAGAARTFLDAGVPVAAICGATAGLAREGLLDDRPHTSAVSFYLAATGYAGGAHYVEADAVTDPATASRGALITAGPTEPVAFAREILGLLGVYGPEKLDAFHRLFHDSDPSAYEVLEG, encoded by the coding sequence ATGACCGGCACGACCGTCCACCTCGCCGTCTACGACACGTTCGCCGACTGGGAGCCGGGCTTCGCCACGGCCCACCTCACCCGGCACGGCCACACCGTGAGGACGGTCGGCCTCACCACCGAACCCGTCACGACCATGGGCGGGCTGCGCGTCACACCCGACCTGGCGCTCGACGAACTGAGCCCCGGGGACAGCCGGCTGCTCGTCCTCACCGGCGCGTCGCTCTGGGACACCGGCACGGCCCTGGCCCCCTTCGCCGGCGCGGCTCGCACCTTCCTGGACGCGGGCGTGCCGGTGGCCGCCATCTGCGGGGCGACCGCGGGACTGGCCCGCGAGGGCCTGCTCGACGACCGGCCCCACACGAGCGCCGTGTCCTTCTACCTCGCGGCCACCGGCTACGCGGGCGGCGCGCACTACGTGGAGGCCGACGCCGTGACGGACCCCGCCACCGCCTCGCGCGGCGCCCTGATCACGGCCGGACCGACCGAACCGGTCGCGTTCGCCCGCGAGATCCTGGGCCTGCTCGGGGTGTACGGACCGGAGAAGCTCGACGCCTTCCACCGCCTCTTCCACGACTCGGACCCGAGCGCGTACGAGGTGCTCGAAGGATGA
- a CDS encoding MarR family winged helix-turn-helix transcriptional regulator produces the protein MSGKDGGNPDRFSRTAIGVFRLNGRFLAVAEELAGPAGLTAARWQVLGAVLAEPLPVAGIARSMGITRQSVQRIADLLVDGGLAEYVANPAHRRAKLLRPTAEGRAAVSRIGPGHAEFAARLAGELGEEEFARTAATLERLSEAMDALASRPAGPPERSGD, from the coding sequence ATGAGCGGGAAGGACGGCGGGAATCCCGACCGCTTCAGCCGGACGGCGATCGGGGTGTTCCGGCTCAACGGCAGGTTCCTGGCCGTCGCCGAGGAGCTCGCCGGGCCGGCCGGACTCACCGCGGCCCGCTGGCAGGTGCTCGGCGCGGTCCTGGCGGAGCCGCTCCCCGTGGCGGGCATCGCGCGGTCGATGGGCATCACCCGTCAGAGCGTCCAGCGGATCGCCGACCTGCTGGTGGACGGCGGTCTCGCCGAGTACGTCGCGAATCCCGCCCACCGGCGCGCCAAACTGCTCCGGCCGACCGCCGAGGGGCGGGCGGCGGTGAGCCGGATCGGCCCCGGCCACGCCGAGTTCGCGGCCCGGCTGGCCGGGGAACTGGGCGAGGAGGAGTTCGCACGGACCGCGGCGACGCTGGAGCGCCTGTCCGAGGCGATGGACGCGCTGGCCTCCCGGCCCGCCGGACCGCCGGAGCGCTCCGGGGACTGA